Proteins encoded by one window of Sphaerodactylus townsendi isolate TG3544 linkage group LG04, MPM_Stown_v2.3, whole genome shotgun sequence:
- the MORC3 gene encoding MORC family CW-type zinc finger protein 3 has protein sequence MAAVQAQGGILLSALCPKFLHTNSTSHTWPFSAVAELIDNAYDPDVNAKQMWIDKTVINNCTCLTFMDNGNGMNADKLHKMLSFGFSDKVTMNGHVPVGLYGNGFKSGSMRLGKDAIVFTKNEDNMSVGMLSQTFLEVKKAEHVIVPIISFNKKRQIMNPEESAASLKAILEHSLFSNEKELLAELDAIIGKKGTRIIIWNLRREKNEQTEFDFDSDKYDIRIPADLDEVIGKRGYKKQERQDQITPESDYSLRAYCSILYLKPRMQIIIRGQKVQTQLVSKSLAYIERDVYRPKFLAPKTVRITFGFNCRNKDHYGMMMYHRNRLIKAYERVGYQLKANNTGVGVVGIIECNFLKPTHNKQDFDYTHEYRLTIHALGEKLNDYWNEMQAKKKDYPLDMLVEDIQKRPDQTWVQCDSCLKWRKVPDGIDHLPEKWYCSYNPDPQFRNCNVPEEPEDDDLIPYEKTFKKKDREKLKKRLEMTQQMYNEIFIQTSPTMSSVSPASSESISRLHTEASNTSLTRPLNTSNNMSVSSPHPDPENSFKRKLSDPVTQLPYKISRLNSSHTFEHKKDDPDDDVIILEENSTPKPSGTDCDITIVKVEGGVVDHILDHIDLQEESSKNYDASSEDKCSKGNAATQTEKEQLVVKKEEMDSTNNQLSRSESELTLLELDNVAETAPVDNDLTMNELRIQLQLANEEKEKYHQQCDTLLKQVKILEQKTVEINDKSVKKEMCHQSTDTQTLLLDELEKIKGRSSEEILILYEQALQEMKRLKEQCDTLQSLKSEYCKCSNSENKSEVDDMAVQLDDVFRQLDKCSIERDQYKNEIELLEMEKSQLGFQCEELKTEVAQLKTSISHANDSVASNLEDPVNYPDGESLKLRSLRINVGQLLATIMPDLDLQQMNYNVDVVDEILGQVVEQMHEISSA, from the exons ttGTGTCCAAAATTTCTGCATACAAACTCTACAAGTCACACGTGGCCTTTCAGTGCTGTGGCTGAACTTATAG ATAATGCTTATGATCCAGATGTCAATGCAAAACAGATGTGGATTGACAAAACAGTTATAAATAATTGTACTTGCTTGACATTCATGGACAATGGAAATGGTATGAATGCGGACAAGCTACATAAGATGTTGAG CTTCGGCTTTAGTGACAAAGTTACGATGAACGGCCATGTCCCAGTTGGATTGTATGGAAATGGATTTAAATCGGGATCAATGCGTCTTGGGAAAGATGCAATTGTGTTCACCAAAAATGAAGATAACATGAGCGTGGGCATGTTGTCACAGACCTTCTTGGAAGTTAAAAAAGCAGAGCATGTGATTGTTCCCATAATATCATTCAATAAGAAAC GGCAAATAATGAATCCAGAGGAGTCAGCAGCCAGCTTGAAAGCTATCCTGGAGCACTCCTTGTTTTCTAATGAAAAGGAGCTACTTGCAGAGCTTGATGCCATCATAGGGAAAAAAGGGACCAGAATCATCATTTGGAACCTTCGAAG AGAGAAAAACGAACAAACAGAATTTGATTTTGATTCAGATAAATACGATATTAGAATTCCTGCAGATTTAGATGAAGTAATAGGAAAAAGAGGTTATAAAAAGCAAGAGAGACAAGACCAGATTACTCCTGAAAGTGACTATTCATTACGG GCTTATTGCAGTATTTTGTATTTGAAGCCAAGAATGCAGATTATTATAAGAGGACAAAAAGTGCAAACACAGTTGGTTTCCAAAAGCCTTGCCTATATCGAACGGGATGTTTATAGGCCCAAATTTTTGGCT CCCAAGACTGTGAGAATTACCTTTGGATTCAATTGCCGAAATAAAGATCATTATGGAATGATGATGTACCATAGAAACAGACTAATTAAAGCTTATGAAAGAGTTGGTTATCAGCTAAAG GCAAATAATACGGGTGTAGGTGTAGTTGGGATTATAGAATGCAACTTCCTAAAGCCAACACATAATAAACAGGATTTTGATTATACACATGAATACag GCTTACAATCCATGCACTTGGCGAGAAGCTTAATGATTACTGGAATGAGAtgcaagcaaagaaaaaagattaTCCTCTGGACATGCTAGTTGAAGATATCCA GAAACGGCCCGATCAGACCTGGGTTCAGTGTGATTCATGCCTAAAATGGAGGAAGGTTCCAGATGGAATAGATCATTTGCCAGAGAAGTGGTATTGTTCATATAACCCTGATCCTCAGTtcag AAATTGTAATGTGCCCGAGGAACCTGAAGATGATGATTTAATACCATATGaaaaaacatttaagaaaaa AGATAGGGAGAAATTAAAGAAAAGACTGGAGATGACACAACAG ATGTataatgaaatatttatacaaaCATCTCCTACTATGTCCAGTGTGTCACCAGCATCAAGTGAAAGTATTTCAAGATTGCATACAGAAGCTTCAAATACTTCTCTTACAAGACCTCTTAACACATCAAATAATATGTCAGTATCTTCACCTCATCCTGACCCTGAAAACAG TTTTAAACGAAAGCTTTCTGACCCCGTGACACAGCTTCCTTATAAGATCAGTCGGTTAAACAGTAGTCACACATTTGAGCATAAAAAGGATGATCCTGATGACGATGTCATCATCTTGGAAGAGAACAGTACCCCAAAGCCTTCCGGAACAGACTGTGATATCACAATAGTAAAAGTTGAGGGTGGTGTTGTAGATCATATTTTGGATCATATTGATCTTCAGGAAGAAAGCTCCAAGAACTACGATGCTAGTTCAGAAGATAAATGTTCTAAAGGAAATGCAGCAACACAAACTGAAAAGGAGCAGCTTGTGGTtaagaaagaagaaatggacaGTACAAATAATCAGCTATCTAGATCAGAATCTGAACTAACTCTGTTAGAACTTGATAATGTTGCGGAGACTGCTCCTGTTGATAATGACTTAACGATGAATGAACTAAGAATTCAGCTGCAGTTagcaaatgaagaaaaagaaaaataccaTCAGCAGTGTGATACATTGTTGAAGCAAGTAAAGATACTAGAGCAGAAAACAGTTGAAATAAATGATAAAAGTGTGAAAAAGGAAATGTGCCACCAGTCAACAGACACACAAACTCTGCTACTAGATGAACTAGAAAAAATTAAAGGAAGAAGTTCAGAAGAGATACTGATTCTCTACGAACAGGCATTACAAGAGATGAAGAGGCTGAAAGAACAATGTGATACTCTTCAGAGTTTAAAATCTGAGTACTGTAAATGTAGTAACAGTGAGAATAAAAGTGAAGTAGATGATATGGCTGTGCAACTTGATGACGTTTTCAGACAACTGGATAAATGCAGTATTGAAAGAGACCAATATAAAAATGAG ATTGAATTACTAGAAATGGAAAAATCTCAGCTAGGCTTTCAATGTGAAGAGCTTAAAACAGAAGTTGCACAACTAAAAACTTCCATATCACATGCCAATGACTCCGTAGCCAGTAATCTTGAAGATCCTGTAAATTACCCTGACGGGGAGAG